A part of Sinorhizobium chiapasense genomic DNA contains:
- a CDS encoding isochorismatase family cysteine hydrolase → MAQPNYPIDRTAYLLVDPFNDFLHEDGKVFPQLKPVADEVGLLDNLRRLDKAVRAAGVRVAIVPHRRWEPGDYESWDHPSPTQRKIMERHHFARGEWGGEFHPDFAPKPGDIIASEHWGQSGFANTDLDMKLKQHGITHVIVVGLLANTCIETTAKYAMELGYHVTLVKDATAAFGHAHMHAAHELNGPTFAHAVRTTDEVINDLFGK, encoded by the coding sequence ATGGCACAGCCAAACTATCCCATCGATCGGACCGCCTACCTGCTGGTCGATCCGTTCAACGATTTCCTGCATGAGGACGGGAAGGTCTTCCCGCAGCTCAAGCCCGTGGCCGACGAAGTCGGGCTGCTCGACAACCTCCGCCGGCTGGACAAGGCCGTGCGCGCGGCCGGCGTCCGGGTGGCGATTGTTCCGCACCGGCGCTGGGAACCTGGCGATTATGAGAGTTGGGACCATCCCAGCCCGACCCAGCGCAAGATCATGGAACGTCACCACTTTGCACGCGGCGAGTGGGGCGGCGAATTCCACCCTGATTTCGCGCCGAAGCCGGGCGACATCATCGCTTCCGAGCATTGGGGTCAGAGCGGCTTCGCCAACACCGATCTCGACATGAAGCTCAAGCAGCACGGCATCACGCACGTCATCGTTGTCGGCCTGCTTGCCAACACCTGCATCGAGACCACCGCCAAATACGCGATGGAACTCGGCTACCACGTCACGCTGGTGAAGGACGCGACCGCCGCCTTCGGCCACGCGCACATGCATGCCGCGCACGAACTCAATGGACCCACCTTCGCTCACGCCGTCAGGACGACTGACGAAGTGATCAACGATTTGTTCGGAAAGTGA
- a CDS encoding epoxide hydrolase family protein has protein sequence MTKFMKTLAAAAVTTMLSTTAIAPVAYATTATTTIREDTSIRPFPKIHYSQKALNDLRKRILATQWPEKETVSDTSQGVPLATMQELARYWAKDYDWRKVEAKLNGLPQFVTTIDGEEIHFIHIRSKNPNALPVIINHGWPGSIIEQIKLVGPLTDPVAYGGKAEDSFDVVIPSMPGYGFSGKPTATGWGPERMAKAWDVLMKRLGYQRYVAQGGDWGAFVVDQMGLQAPPGLLAVHTNMPGVVPADIDKATLAGDPPPSGLSGEEKRAYEQLLYTYKHVAIYKTMAERPQTLYGLADSPVALAAYMLDHGDNGSQPAVAVTEALGRRESATGELTRDEILDNITLYWLTNTGVSASRLYWEYKGGFFNAKGVKIPVAVSVFPGEQYEAPRSWTERAYPDLIYYHHAEKGGHFAAWEQPMIFARELRAAFRSLR, from the coding sequence ATGACCAAGTTTATGAAGACCCTTGCCGCCGCCGCGGTAACGACCATGCTGTCAACAACCGCTATCGCTCCGGTGGCATATGCCACCACTGCGACCACCACCATCCGCGAAGACACCTCAATTCGTCCGTTCCCGAAAATCCACTATTCGCAGAAGGCGCTGAACGACCTTCGCAAGCGGATTTTGGCGACCCAGTGGCCTGAGAAGGAGACTGTTTCGGACACATCTCAGGGTGTGCCGCTGGCGACGATGCAGGAGCTCGCCCGATATTGGGCGAAGGACTATGACTGGCGCAAGGTAGAGGCCAAGCTGAATGGCTTGCCCCAGTTCGTCACCACGATCGACGGGGAAGAAATTCACTTCATCCACATCCGTTCGAAGAATCCCAATGCGCTGCCGGTGATCATCAACCATGGCTGGCCGGGCTCAATTATCGAGCAGATCAAGCTGGTCGGGCCCCTGACGGATCCGGTCGCCTACGGCGGCAAAGCCGAAGATTCATTCGACGTGGTGATCCCGTCGATGCCGGGCTACGGCTTCTCCGGCAAACCGACTGCGACCGGCTGGGGTCCCGAGCGCATGGCCAAGGCCTGGGACGTGCTGATGAAGCGCCTCGGCTATCAGCGCTATGTCGCCCAGGGCGGCGACTGGGGCGCGTTTGTCGTGGACCAGATGGGCTTGCAGGCGCCCCCGGGGCTGCTTGCCGTCCATACCAACATGCCCGGGGTTGTTCCGGCCGACATCGACAAGGCGACCCTGGCCGGCGATCCGCCGCCTTCCGGCCTCTCGGGCGAGGAAAAGCGCGCCTACGAGCAACTCCTCTACACGTACAAGCATGTGGCAATTTACAAGACGATGGCAGAGCGACCCCAGACCCTGTACGGCCTTGCGGATTCTCCCGTCGCCCTCGCCGCCTATATGCTCGACCATGGCGACAATGGCAGCCAGCCCGCAGTGGCAGTTACCGAGGCCCTGGGCCGACGTGAGAGCGCCACTGGCGAGCTAACGCGGGACGAGATCCTCGATAACATCACGCTCTACTGGCTGACCAATACCGGTGTGTCCGCGTCGCGCCTCTATTGGGAATACAAAGGAGGCTTCTTCAACGCGAAGGGCGTCAAGATCCCGGTAGCGGTGAGCGTCTTCCCCGGCGAGCAATATGAGGCGCCGCGGAGCTGGACCGAAAGAGCCTATCCCGACCTCATCTATTATCATCATGCGGAAAAGGGCGGCCACTTCGCCGCCTGGGAGCAGCCGATGATTTTCGCTCGGGAGCTCAGGGCGGCGTTCAGATCGCTGCGCTGA
- a CDS encoding epoxide hydrolase family protein, whose amino-acid sequence MSDTRKGVVADDTPQNIGSGQMNALLSKGNRVVAMSRSRQSLRRMLAAASAGAIGLLVATAASAEATVTRASASTVASAAAKPAQDASIRPFSFQASEEALAELKQRVKATRWPSQQLVADDTQGVRLETMQKLADYWVKQHDWRRAEANLNKYPQFVTNIDGVDIHFVHVKSKHKTALPVIITHGWPGSIIEQLKIIDRLTDPAAHGGTEADAFDVVIPSLPGYGFSGKPTELGWDPQRVARAWAVLMDRLGYKKYVAQGGDWGDAVNEQMALQKPAGLLGIHTNMPGTLPDDISAALAGGPQPTGLKGDEEYAWKQLDFFYKNRVGYALEMGARPQTLYGLDDSPIALAAWMIDHDPESQKLINRVFDGASEGLTRDDILDNITLYWLTNTGLSSGRLFWESKLPFFAPKGVTIPVAVSAFPDEIYTAPESWSRKAFPNLIFYKRHAKGGHFAAWEQPQALVEDMREGFRSLR is encoded by the coding sequence ATGAGTGATACACGCAAAGGCGTCGTCGCTGACGACACACCGCAGAATATCGGCTCGGGCCAGATGAATGCCCTCCTGAGCAAGGGCAATCGCGTCGTCGCCATGTCACGCTCGCGACAGTCGCTTCGGCGGATGCTCGCCGCAGCTTCGGCAGGGGCAATTGGACTTTTGGTCGCAACAGCGGCATCGGCAGAGGCAACCGTTACCAGGGCCTCGGCATCGACCGTTGCTAGCGCGGCCGCGAAACCGGCACAGGATGCTTCGATCCGCCCGTTCAGCTTCCAAGCGTCCGAGGAGGCACTGGCTGAGCTCAAGCAGCGGGTCAAGGCGACGCGATGGCCGAGCCAGCAGCTGGTTGCAGACGACACGCAGGGCGTTCGGCTTGAGACCATGCAGAAACTTGCCGACTATTGGGTGAAGCAGCATGACTGGCGCAGGGCCGAAGCGAACCTCAACAAATATCCCCAGTTCGTCACCAACATCGACGGCGTCGACATCCACTTCGTCCATGTGAAGTCGAAGCACAAGACCGCCTTGCCCGTGATCATCACGCACGGCTGGCCCGGCTCGATCATCGAGCAGTTGAAGATCATCGACCGCCTGACCGATCCGGCCGCGCATGGCGGCACTGAGGCCGATGCGTTCGACGTGGTCATCCCGTCACTGCCCGGCTACGGCTTTTCGGGCAAGCCGACCGAACTCGGCTGGGATCCGCAGCGCGTCGCGCGTGCCTGGGCCGTTCTGATGGACCGCCTGGGTTACAAGAAATATGTCGCGCAGGGGGGCGACTGGGGTGACGCCGTCAACGAGCAGATGGCGTTGCAGAAGCCTGCAGGGCTGCTCGGCATCCACACCAACATGCCCGGCACTCTTCCGGATGATATCTCGGCGGCGCTGGCCGGCGGTCCGCAGCCGACGGGCTTGAAGGGAGATGAAGAATATGCGTGGAAGCAGCTCGATTTTTTCTACAAGAATCGTGTGGGCTACGCGTTGGAGATGGGGGCCCGGCCACAGACCCTTTATGGCCTCGACGATTCGCCCATTGCGCTCGCCGCCTGGATGATCGACCACGATCCGGAAAGCCAGAAGCTGATCAACCGGGTCTTTGACGGGGCGTCGGAAGGACTGACGAGGGACGATATCCTCGACAACATCACGCTCTACTGGCTGACCAATACCGGACTCTCTTCGGGCCGTCTTTTCTGGGAGAGCAAGCTGCCCTTCTTCGCGCCCAAGGGCGTGACCATTCCGGTCGCGGTCAGCGCCTTCCCGGACGAGATCTACACCGCTCCGGAAAGCTGGTCGCGCAAAGCCTTCCCCAACCTGATCTTCTACAAGCGCCATGCGAAGGGCGGCCACTTCGCGGCGTGGGAACAGCCACAGGCGCTCGTCGAGGATATGCGCGAGGGATTCCGGTCGCTTCGCTGA
- a CDS encoding DUF6130 family protein translates to MLIKTLAAVAAATVLATGAFAQGTGEVRAAPVFFPIKNEPPPKLIVEPPLPEALARGAVLIPYQTENFRIVSVFGAGASTVSPRVGHLHVTVDDLPWRWAETGDTSTVVVVGLPAGEHKVRIELASPEHKVFAGKTVAFTVPDTASHPH, encoded by the coding sequence ATGCTCATCAAGACGCTTGCCGCAGTTGCCGCCGCCACTGTGCTCGCCACCGGCGCGTTCGCCCAAGGCACCGGGGAGGTCCGCGCCGCGCCGGTGTTCTTCCCCATCAAGAACGAACCCCCACCCAAGCTGATCGTGGAGCCTCCGCTTCCCGAAGCGCTGGCCCGGGGCGCCGTGCTCATTCCGTACCAAACCGAGAACTTCCGTATCGTATCGGTGTTCGGGGCGGGCGCGAGCACAGTGTCGCCACGGGTCGGGCATCTGCACGTGACCGTTGACGACCTGCCGTGGCGTTGGGCGGAAACGGGAGACACCAGCACGGTCGTCGTGGTCGGGCTGCCCGCCGGCGAGCACAAGGTGCGGATCGAGCTCGCGAGCCCCGAGCACAAGGTCTTCGCCGGAAAAACGGTGGCGTTCACGGTGCCTGACACTGCGTCTCATCCGCATTGA
- a CDS encoding twin-arginine translocase TatA/TatE family subunit yields MGSFSIWHWAIVLAVVLLLFGRGKIPELMGDVAKGIRNFRNGMADEEQQGEAVHAIRSARP; encoded by the coding sequence ATGGGAAGTTTTTCAATCTGGCACTGGGCGATCGTACTCGCTGTCGTCCTACTTCTGTTCGGCCGCGGCAAGATTCCCGAGCTCATGGGCGACGTTGCAAAGGGTATCAGGAACTTTAGGAACGGCATGGCCGACGAAGAGCAGCAAGGGGAGGCGGTCCATGCGATCCGATCGGCCAGGCCCTGA
- a CDS encoding ArsR/SmtB family transcription factor, whose protein sequence is MAVDSAQLTALGDPTRRTIFELIAERPRSVAEITRQVPVSQSAVSQHLRVLRESRLVRSEPKGASNVYHIDPHGLGQMRAWLDRYWSKTLAAYKVAVEQPPEESR, encoded by the coding sequence ATGGCTGTTGATAGCGCTCAACTGACCGCCCTTGGCGACCCGACTCGCCGCACGATCTTCGAGCTGATCGCGGAGCGTCCGCGCTCGGTGGCCGAGATCACCCGGCAGGTTCCGGTCTCGCAGTCGGCCGTTTCGCAGCATCTGAGGGTGCTGCGCGAATCGCGGCTCGTTCGTTCCGAGCCGAAGGGTGCGAGCAACGTCTACCACATCGATCCGCACGGGCTTGGCCAGATGCGTGCCTGGCTCGACCGGTACTGGAGCAAAACGCTTGCGGCCTACAAAGTCGCCGTCGAGCAACCGCCAGAGGAGTCACGATGA
- a CDS encoding SRPBCC family protein, with protein sequence MNTRVPPAPVKQSIVVEASIERAFKVFTEEFGSFKPPEHNMLGVAIAETVFEPWVGGHIYDRGTDGSECRWARVLAYQPPDRVLLSWDISPQWQIETDPEKTSEWEVRFTAETPNRTRVELEHRKLERHGDGWEGVRDGVAGDQGWPLYLQRYADLVARTV encoded by the coding sequence ATGAACACCCGTGTACCACCCGCGCCGGTGAAGCAATCCATCGTAGTCGAGGCATCAATCGAGCGCGCCTTCAAGGTCTTCACCGAAGAATTCGGCAGTTTCAAACCCCCGGAGCACAACATGCTCGGCGTGGCGATCGCTGAGACGGTGTTCGAACCTTGGGTCGGCGGGCACATCTATGACCGGGGCACCGACGGCAGCGAATGCCGCTGGGCGCGCGTGCTGGCCTACCAGCCGCCGGACCGGGTGCTACTCAGTTGGGACATCAGCCCGCAATGGCAGATCGAGACCGATCCGGAAAAGACCAGCGAGTGGGAGGTACGGTTCACCGCCGAAACGCCGAACCGGACGCGCGTCGAGCTAGAGCACCGCAAGCTCGAACGTCACGGCGACGGCTGGGAAGGCGTGCGCGACGGTGTCGCCGGTGATCAAGGCTGGCCGCTGTATCTGCAGCGCTATGCCGACCTGGTTGCCCGTACGGTCTGA
- a CDS encoding MAPEG family protein: MEAYTLSIIGLLALCLLSILLAVYSGASKGRAGALSGPVLPADDGNLLYRIDRVHLNSVEALAPFVVPAVLAMMMGVGPTTLAVLVWVHVAIRLIHMAVYLRGGKAAKGGSVRTVLYVSGALVTLVLIVVTGWAAVY; this comes from the coding sequence ATGGAAGCCTACACCCTCAGCATCATCGGGCTGCTCGCGCTCTGTCTCCTGTCCATCCTTTTAGCGGTCTATTCGGGAGCGTCCAAAGGCCGTGCCGGGGCACTCTCAGGCCCAGTGCTCCCGGCCGACGACGGGAACCTGCTCTACCGTATAGACCGTGTGCACCTGAACTCCGTGGAGGCGCTGGCACCCTTCGTCGTGCCGGCCGTGCTGGCTATGATGATGGGTGTCGGGCCGACCACGCTGGCGGTGCTGGTATGGGTCCATGTCGCGATCCGGCTGATTCACATGGCGGTCTATTTGCGGGGCGGCAAAGCGGCCAAAGGCGGTAGCGTCAGAACCGTTCTCTATGTCTCAGGGGCGCTGGTCACCCTGGTTCTTATTGTGGTGACCGGTTGGGCAGCCGTCTACTGA
- a CDS encoding SHOCT domain-containing protein, with amino-acid sequence MRQLSEEGRRTLGGIAERHGVSFDAVEHLLMAIIAGQATQAQFNHPDLGGMGQWSQGGMIMVGDMFNNALKAKVAGICSELAALVRGMDLLGPQTSRQSQYQGQGGGVSLFVPGALTAGNWWPEELGHPASTGAQNDLRYAFFPTTRRLAIDIGGRVTVYDTKDHRIGGFSQQQSGDQSLSFTSQHGLVKVSELDVVPQGGKEPADTPATGTSAATAAPSIFAPGSAEPQQGAHPAPEAVRSDEDIFDKIERLAALHAKGILTDQEFEAKKSELLGRL; translated from the coding sequence ATGAGACAACTCAGTGAAGAGGGCCGACGGACCCTGGGAGGGATTGCAGAGCGGCACGGGGTCAGCTTCGACGCGGTGGAGCACCTTCTGATGGCGATTATCGCCGGGCAGGCGACACAGGCCCAGTTCAACCATCCCGATCTGGGTGGGATGGGGCAATGGTCGCAGGGCGGCATGATCATGGTCGGCGACATGTTCAACAATGCGCTGAAGGCGAAGGTGGCCGGGATTTGTTCCGAGCTTGCGGCCTTGGTGCGCGGCATGGATTTGCTAGGCCCGCAGACGTCGCGCCAGTCCCAATATCAAGGTCAGGGCGGCGGCGTCAGCCTGTTCGTGCCTGGCGCGCTGACGGCTGGGAACTGGTGGCCCGAGGAGTTAGGCCATCCTGCCTCGACCGGGGCGCAGAATGACCTGCGCTATGCCTTTTTTCCGACAACCCGACGGCTGGCGATCGATATCGGCGGCCGGGTTACGGTCTATGACACGAAGGACCATCGCATTGGCGGGTTCTCGCAGCAGCAAAGCGGCGACCAGTCGCTGAGCTTTACCTCTCAGCATGGGCTGGTGAAAGTTTCGGAACTGGATGTGGTACCGCAGGGCGGCAAGGAACCGGCGGACACGCCGGCTACGGGAACATCCGCCGCCACGGCTGCGCCGTCGATATTCGCACCGGGATCCGCCGAGCCGCAACAAGGGGCACATCCAGCGCCGGAGGCGGTTCGGTCGGATGAGGACATCTTCGACAAGATCGAACGCCTCGCGGCACTTCACGCGAAAGGCATTCTCACGGATCAGGAATTCGAGGCCAAGAAGTCGGAGTTGCTCGGCCGACTATAA